One part of the Futiania mangrovi genome encodes these proteins:
- a CDS encoding alpha/beta fold hydrolase, translating to MDRQNLVLVPGLICTDALYAPQIDALSPYADIMVADHRRHDSMAAIAAAILEEAPRFFALGGLSMGGYIAFEIMRQAPERVTKLALMDTSARPDTDEQRKRRAGLIDQADHGKFKGVTRGLLPLFIHEDRLHDAPLVETIMQMAKDTGREAFKRQQTAIMGRADSRPLLPSIQCPTVVVCGRQDALTPLSLAEEMADAIPTARLEIVEDCGHLPTLERPEAVNAILKDWLVG from the coding sequence ATGGATCGACAGAACCTTGTGCTGGTGCCCGGCCTGATCTGCACGGACGCACTCTATGCGCCGCAGATCGATGCGCTCTCGCCCTATGCCGACATCATGGTGGCGGACCACCGCCGCCACGACAGCATGGCCGCGATCGCCGCCGCGATCCTGGAGGAGGCGCCGCGCTTCTTCGCGCTGGGGGGCTTGTCCATGGGCGGCTACATCGCCTTCGAGATCATGCGCCAGGCGCCGGAGCGGGTGACGAAGCTCGCTCTCATGGACACATCCGCCCGGCCCGACACCGACGAGCAGCGCAAACGCCGCGCCGGCCTGATCGACCAGGCCGACCACGGGAAGTTCAAGGGCGTCACCCGCGGGCTCCTGCCGCTCTTCATCCACGAGGACCGGCTGCACGATGCCCCGCTGGTCGAGACGATCATGCAGATGGCGAAGGACACCGGCCGCGAGGCGTTCAAGCGGCAGCAGACCGCGATCATGGGCCGCGCCGACAGCCGCCCGCTGCTGCCGTCGATCCAGTGCCCGACAGTCGTCGTCTGCGGCCGGCAGGATGCGCTGACGCCGCTGTCGCTGGCCGAGGAGATGGCGGACGCCATCCCCACGGCGCGGCTGGAGATCGTCGAGGACTGCGGCCACCTGCCGACGCTGGAGCGGCCGGAGGCGGTGAACGCCATCCTCAAGGACTGGCTGGTCGGCTGA